Proteins from one Ramlibacter sp. PS4R-6 genomic window:
- a CDS encoding LysR family transcriptional regulator yields the protein MDLRRLQHVVALADESNFRRAAERVHLSQPAFSRSIQAAEKELGLRLFDRGALEARPTPAGTFFVERARALLHQSERLERDMAMFREREIGDVTFGTGPFPAATLVPLALGELRKRYPHVAVRVRMGNAQDLLDCVEREEHEFFVANARRVPRGGIFQVRSLGRMRGGFYVRRGHPLLGRKHLKMPDLLPFGIGTGRLPDDVTVQFVRMMGLADGTPLPIAVECDDVHLLKQVALGSDTVIIGTDDLLAVEIGAGRLVPLNVEDFAAEFSHSQIGVVSLAGRTPSPAAAYLMDALAQIAKAQAITS from the coding sequence GTGGACCTGAGGCGCCTGCAACACGTCGTCGCGCTGGCCGACGAATCCAACTTCCGCCGGGCGGCGGAGCGGGTGCACCTGAGCCAGCCCGCCTTCAGCCGCAGCATCCAGGCCGCCGAGAAGGAGCTGGGGCTCAGGCTCTTCGACCGCGGCGCCCTGGAGGCGCGGCCGACCCCCGCCGGCACCTTCTTCGTCGAGCGCGCCCGGGCCCTGTTGCACCAGAGCGAGCGTCTCGAGCGCGACATGGCGATGTTCCGTGAGCGCGAGATCGGCGACGTTACTTTCGGCACGGGGCCGTTCCCCGCGGCCACGCTGGTGCCCCTGGCGCTCGGCGAGCTGCGCAAGCGCTACCCGCACGTTGCCGTGCGCGTTCGCATGGGCAACGCGCAGGACCTATTGGACTGCGTGGAGCGCGAGGAGCACGAGTTCTTCGTCGCGAATGCGCGGCGCGTGCCGCGCGGCGGCATTTTCCAGGTGCGCAGCCTCGGGCGCATGCGCGGGGGCTTCTACGTGCGGCGCGGGCATCCGCTGCTGGGGCGCAAGCACCTGAAGATGCCCGACCTGCTGCCCTTCGGCATCGGCACAGGCCGCCTGCCGGACGACGTGACCGTGCAGTTCGTGCGCATGATGGGCCTGGCCGACGGCACGCCGCTGCCCATCGCCGTCGAATGCGACGACGTGCACCTGCTCAAGCAGGTGGCACTGGGCAGCGACACGGTCATCATCGGCACCGACGACCTGCTCGCCGTGGAGATCGGGGCCGGGCGCCTTGTGCCGTTGAACGTCGAGGACTTCGCCGCGGAGTTCTCGCATTCGCAGATCGGCGTGGTGTCGCTGGCGGGGCGCACGCCCTCGCCCGCCGCCGCCTACCTGATGGACGCCCTCGCGCAGATCGCGAAGGCGCAGGCGATCACGAGCTGA
- a CDS encoding aconitate hydratase — MPHAFENTLKTFKAGGGRTGRYYSLPELAKQYPKIGRLPVSMRIVLESVLRNCDGKKVTAEHVREVANWFPNADRTEEIPFVVARVVLQDFTGVPLLADLAAMRSTAGRLGKKPGQVEPLVPVDLVVDHSVMVDHYGTRDSLDLNMKLEFQRNRERYQFMKWGMQAFKTFGVVPPGFGIVHQVNLEYLARGVMSDANGVFYPDTLVGTDSHTTMINGIGVVGWGVGGIEAEAAMLGQPVYMLTPDVVGFELTGRLREGCTATDLVLTVTELLRKHKVVGKFVEFFGEGTRTLAVPDRATIGNMAPEYGATMGFFPIDDKTIDYYEGTGRTKEQLAAIEGYFKAQGLFGVPMPGDIDYSTVVSLDLGDVTPSLSGPKRPQDRIEIGSVKSRFIDLFSKPAADNGFNKPADVLQTRTLIHPGGETPDPKIPANPPVKPAAPAFVAEMESNKPTLAAAQHEAPSAPAVARDITIGNGDVLIAAITSCTNTSNPGVMLAAGLLAKKAVEAGLRVKPHVKTSLGPGSRIVTEYLEKAGLIPYLEKLGFAVVGYGCTTCIGNSGDLAPEINEAITKNDLVCAAVLSGNRNFEARIHPNIKANFLASPPLVVAYAIAGTVLKDLMTEPVGKGTGGKDVWLGDIWPASEEIHKLLKYAMDGKAFQANYGNVKSKPGKLWLDIHGVSGETYNWPKSTYIAEPPLFDGFTLAPPTAQGASYDVKQARIMALFGDSITTDHISPAGSIKESSPAGQWLLEHGVMKPDFNSYGSRRGNHEVMMRGTFANVRIKNLMIPARDDGSREEGGVTVHRDSKGNAEKMFIFDAAMKYMAEGRPTVIFAGEEYGTGSSRDWAAKGTQLLGIKAVVARSFERIHRSNLVGMGVLPLQFKGSDTWQSLRLDGSEWVDVIPDPNLRPQSDAKVVVTRADGSKQEFVATLRIDTPIEVDYYRHGGILPFVLRQLLSS; from the coding sequence ATGCCCCACGCCTTCGAAAACACCCTCAAGACTTTCAAGGCCGGCGGCGGCAGGACGGGGCGGTACTACTCGCTGCCCGAGCTGGCGAAGCAGTACCCGAAGATCGGCCGCCTGCCCGTCTCGATGCGCATCGTGCTCGAGTCGGTGCTGCGCAACTGCGACGGCAAGAAGGTCACCGCCGAGCACGTGCGCGAGGTGGCCAACTGGTTCCCCAACGCCGACCGCACCGAGGAAATCCCCTTCGTCGTCGCGCGCGTGGTGCTGCAGGACTTCACCGGCGTGCCGCTGCTGGCGGACCTGGCGGCCATGCGCAGCACCGCGGGGCGCCTGGGCAAGAAGCCCGGGCAGGTCGAGCCGCTGGTGCCGGTGGACCTGGTCGTCGACCACTCGGTGATGGTGGACCACTACGGCACGCGCGATTCGCTGGACCTGAACATGAAGCTGGAGTTCCAGCGCAACCGCGAGCGCTACCAGTTCATGAAGTGGGGCATGCAGGCCTTCAAGACCTTCGGCGTCGTGCCGCCGGGCTTCGGCATCGTGCACCAGGTGAACCTGGAATACCTCGCGCGCGGCGTGATGTCCGATGCGAACGGCGTGTTCTATCCGGACACGCTGGTGGGCACCGACAGCCACACGACCATGATCAACGGCATCGGCGTGGTGGGCTGGGGCGTCGGCGGCATCGAGGCCGAAGCGGCGATGCTCGGCCAGCCCGTCTACATGCTCACGCCGGACGTCGTGGGCTTCGAGCTGACGGGGCGCCTGCGCGAAGGCTGCACGGCCACCGACCTCGTGCTCACGGTCACCGAGCTGCTGCGCAAGCACAAGGTGGTGGGCAAGTTCGTCGAGTTCTTCGGCGAAGGCACGCGCACGCTGGCCGTGCCCGACCGCGCCACCATCGGCAACATGGCGCCCGAGTACGGCGCCACCATGGGCTTCTTCCCGATCGACGACAAGACCATCGACTACTACGAGGGCACGGGCCGCACGAAGGAGCAGCTCGCGGCGATCGAGGGCTACTTCAAGGCACAGGGCCTGTTCGGCGTGCCGATGCCCGGCGACATCGACTATTCGACCGTCGTCTCGCTGGACCTGGGCGACGTCACGCCCAGCCTCTCGGGCCCGAAGCGGCCGCAGGACCGCATCGAGATCGGCAGCGTGAAGTCGCGCTTCATCGACCTGTTCAGCAAGCCCGCGGCCGACAACGGCTTCAACAAGCCGGCGGACGTGCTGCAGACGCGCACCCTGATCCACCCCGGCGGCGAAACGCCCGACCCGAAGATTCCCGCGAACCCGCCGGTGAAGCCGGCGGCCCCGGCGTTCGTGGCGGAGATGGAGTCGAACAAGCCCACGCTCGCCGCCGCGCAGCACGAAGCCCCCTCAGCACCGGCCGTGGCGCGGGACATCACGATCGGCAATGGCGACGTGCTGATCGCGGCCATCACGAGCTGCACGAACACGTCGAACCCCGGCGTGATGCTGGCTGCCGGCTTGCTCGCGAAGAAGGCGGTGGAGGCGGGCCTGCGCGTCAAGCCGCACGTGAAGACATCGCTGGGCCCGGGCTCGCGCATCGTCACCGAGTACCTCGAGAAAGCCGGGCTGATCCCCTACCTGGAGAAGCTGGGCTTCGCGGTGGTGGGCTACGGCTGCACCACCTGCATCGGCAACTCGGGCGACCTGGCGCCCGAGATCAACGAGGCGATCACCAAGAACGACCTCGTCTGCGCCGCGGTGCTCTCGGGCAACCGCAACTTCGAGGCGCGCATCCACCCGAACATCAAGGCGAATTTCCTGGCCTCACCGCCGCTCGTGGTGGCCTATGCCATTGCAGGCACCGTGCTCAAGGACCTGATGACCGAACCGGTCGGCAAGGGCACGGGCGGCAAGGACGTGTGGCTGGGCGACATCTGGCCGGCGAGCGAAGAGATCCACAAGCTATTGAAGTACGCCATGGACGGCAAGGCTTTCCAGGCGAACTATGGCAACGTCAAGAGCAAGCCGGGCAAGCTGTGGCTGGACATCCACGGCGTGAGCGGCGAGACCTACAACTGGCCCAAGAGCACCTACATCGCCGAGCCCCCGCTCTTCGATGGCTTCACCCTGGCCCCGCCGACGGCGCAAGGCGCCAGCTACGACGTGAAGCAGGCGCGCATCATGGCGCTCTTCGGCGACTCGATCACCACCGACCACATCTCGCCCGCGGGCTCCATCAAGGAGAGCTCGCCCGCCGGCCAGTGGCTGCTGGAGCACGGCGTGATGAAGCCCGACTTCAATAGCTACGGCTCGCGCCGCGGCAACCATGAGGTGATGATGCGCGGCACCTTCGCCAACGTGCGCATCAAGAACCTGATGATCCCGGCGCGCGACGACGGCTCACGCGAGGAAGGCGGCGTCACGGTGCACCGCGACTCGAAGGGCAACGCCGAGAAGATGTTCATCTTCGACGCGGCGATGAAGTACATGGCCGAGGGCCGGCCCACGGTGATCTTCGCGGGCGAGGAATACGGCACGGGCTCGTCGCGCGACTGGGCGGCCAAGGGCACGCAACTGCTCGGCATCAAGGCCGTGGTGGCGCGCAGCTTCGAGCGCATCCACCGCAGCAACCTGGTGGGCATGGGCGTGCTGCCGCTGCAGTTCAAGGGCAGCGACACCTGGCAGTCGCTGCGCCTGGACGGCAGCGAGTGGGTCGACGTGATCCCCGACCCGAACCTGCGCCCGCAGAGCGACGCGAAGGTGGTGGTGACGCGCGCCGACGGCAGCAAGCAGGAGTTCGTGGCGACGCTGCGCATCGACACGCCGATCGAGGTGGACTACTACCGCCACGGCGGCATCCTTCCCTTCGTCCTGCGCCAGCTCCTCAGCTCGTGA
- a CDS encoding phosphoglycerate dehydrogenase, whose product MLNQISEKGLQRLPEGKYVTGKDMANADAVLVRSADMHSLEIAPSVKAIARAGAGTNNIPTKAMSARGVPVFNAPGANANAVKELVLAGMLMAARNLAPALSFVGGLDAKAADLDKRVEEGKKDFAGFELAGQTLGIVGLGKVGCLVADAAIKLGMNVLGYDPEITVDAAWSLPAQVKKATSVADVLKNATFISLHVPLVEATRDLVNDKNIALLKPGSVLLNFSRDGVVNDAAALKALDAKQLAWYVCDFPADAILSHPRVVALPHLGASTREAEENCAVMVADQLRDYLEHGNITNSVNFPNVQMPRESRYRLAIANANVPNMLGQISTTMAQAGLNIHNMVNKSRGEMAYTLVDVDSPVGDAVMAQLRAIHGVLAVRYLPQEED is encoded by the coding sequence GTGTTGAACCAGATTTCGGAGAAGGGCCTGCAGCGCCTGCCCGAAGGCAAGTACGTGACGGGCAAGGACATGGCGAATGCCGACGCCGTGCTCGTGCGCTCGGCGGACATGCATTCGCTGGAGATCGCACCGAGCGTCAAGGCGATCGCCCGTGCGGGCGCGGGCACGAACAACATCCCCACCAAGGCGATGAGCGCCCGCGGCGTGCCCGTGTTCAACGCGCCCGGCGCCAACGCGAACGCGGTGAAGGAGCTCGTGCTGGCCGGCATGCTGATGGCCGCGCGCAACCTGGCGCCCGCGCTGTCGTTCGTTGGCGGGCTCGACGCGAAAGCCGCGGACCTCGACAAGCGCGTCGAAGAGGGCAAGAAGGACTTCGCCGGCTTTGAACTCGCGGGGCAGACGCTCGGCATCGTTGGCCTCGGCAAGGTCGGTTGTCTGGTCGCGGATGCCGCCATCAAGCTCGGCATGAACGTGCTGGGCTACGACCCCGAAATCACGGTCGACGCAGCCTGGAGCCTGCCCGCGCAGGTGAAGAAGGCCACGAGCGTCGCCGACGTGCTGAAGAACGCCACCTTCATCAGCCTGCACGTGCCGCTGGTCGAAGCCACGCGCGACCTGGTGAACGACAAGAACATCGCGCTGCTCAAGCCGGGCAGCGTGCTGCTGAACTTCTCGCGCGACGGCGTGGTGAACGACGCGGCGGCGCTCAAGGCGCTCGATGCGAAGCAGCTCGCCTGGTACGTCTGCGACTTCCCGGCCGATGCCATCCTCTCGCACCCGCGCGTGGTGGCGCTGCCCCACCTGGGCGCATCGACGCGCGAGGCGGAGGAGAACTGCGCCGTGATGGTGGCCGACCAGCTGCGCGACTACCTCGAACACGGGAACATCACGAACTCCGTGAACTTTCCCAACGTGCAGATGCCGCGCGAATCGCGCTACCGTTTGGCCATCGCCAACGCCAACGTGCCGAACATGCTGGGGCAGATCTCCACCACGATGGCGCAGGCGGGCTTGAACATCCACAACATGGTGAACAAGTCGCGCGGCGAGATGGCCTACACGCTCGTCGACGTGGACAGCCCCGTGGGCGACGCGGTCATGGCGCAGCTCAGGGCCATCCACGGCGTGCTCGCCGTACGCTACCTGCCGCAGGAAGAAGACTAA
- the serC gene encoding 3-phosphoserine/phosphohydroxythreonine transaminase, translating to MTRVFNFSPGPATLPESVLRQAAGEMLDWHGSGMSVMEMSHRGKEFIAIHAEAEQLARELMGVPANYKVLFMQGGAIGENAIVPMNLIGATGKADYVITGDWSKKSATEAKKYGTINTAASGEGGKFTAIPKQSEWKLDAGASYVHICSNETIGGVQYHWLPDTGKVPLVADMSSDIMSRPVDVARYGLIYAGAQKNMGPSGLTLVIVRDDLLGHAIPACPSAFNYKLQAEADSMFNTPPTYAIYIAGLVFKHFKQQGGLKAVEEHNRAKAKVLYDYLDESKFYSNPVAKEDRSLMNVPFKLKDDSLDEAFLKGAQAKGMIQLKGHRSVGGMRASIYNAMPIEGVKALVAYMKEFEAQHG from the coding sequence ATGACCCGCGTCTTCAATTTCAGCCCCGGACCCGCGACCCTCCCCGAATCCGTCCTGCGCCAGGCCGCCGGCGAGATGCTCGACTGGCATGGCAGCGGCATGTCCGTGATGGAGATGAGCCACCGGGGCAAGGAATTCATCGCGATCCACGCCGAGGCCGAGCAGCTCGCGCGCGAGCTGATGGGTGTACCCGCGAACTACAAGGTGCTCTTCATGCAGGGCGGCGCGATCGGCGAAAACGCCATCGTGCCGATGAACCTCATCGGCGCGACCGGCAAGGCCGACTACGTGATCACCGGTGACTGGTCGAAGAAGTCGGCGACCGAAGCCAAGAAGTACGGAACGATCAACACGGCCGCGAGCGGCGAAGGCGGCAAGTTCACGGCCATCCCGAAGCAATCGGAGTGGAAGCTCGACGCAGGCGCGTCGTACGTGCACATCTGCTCCAACGAAACCATCGGCGGCGTTCAGTACCACTGGCTGCCCGACACGGGCAAGGTGCCGCTGGTGGCGGACATGTCGTCGGACATCATGTCGCGCCCCGTCGACGTGGCCCGCTACGGCCTCATCTACGCCGGTGCGCAGAAGAACATGGGCCCGTCGGGCCTCACCCTGGTGATCGTGCGCGACGACCTTCTGGGCCACGCCATCCCGGCTTGCCCCTCTGCCTTCAACTACAAGCTGCAGGCCGAAGCGGATTCGATGTTCAACACGCCGCCCACGTATGCGATCTACATCGCGGGCCTCGTCTTCAAGCATTTCAAGCAGCAAGGCGGGCTGAAGGCCGTGGAGGAACACAACCGCGCCAAGGCCAAGGTGCTGTACGACTACCTGGACGAAAGCAAGTTCTATTCGAACCCTGTCGCGAAGGAAGATCGCTCGCTGATGAACGTGCCCTTCAAGCTGAAGGACGATTCGCTCGACGAGGCCTTCCTGAAAGGCGCGCAGGCGAAGGGCATGATCCAGCTCAAGGGCCACCGCTCGGTCGGCGGCATGCGCGCGTCGATCTACAACGCGATGCCCATCGAAGGCGTGAAAGCGCTGGTGGCGTACATGAAGGAATTCGAGGCGCAGCATGGCTAG
- a CDS encoding helix-turn-helix domain-containing protein, translating to MDTIAAPSRRAAPRGFGDHLRDWRQRRRLSQLDLAQDADISTRHLSFVETGRSMPSREMVLRLAERLDVPLRERNALLVAAGYAPMYRERPLDDPALAPARRAIEALLKSHEPHPALAVDRHWNLVAANRMLPHLMQGADASLVQAPVNVLRLSLHPKGLAPKIANLGQWRAHIFERLRHQVQATGDATLAALLDELRSYPVPEGCDEHVEGELLGVLMPFRFRGASGMLSFISTTTIFGTPVDVTLQELALETFFPADEATAQALRQLHATL from the coding sequence ATGGACACGATCGCTGCCCCTTCGCGCCGTGCCGCGCCGCGCGGCTTCGGCGACCACCTGCGCGACTGGCGCCAACGGCGGCGCCTGTCGCAGCTGGACCTGGCCCAGGACGCCGATATCTCCACGCGCCACCTGAGCTTCGTGGAAACCGGCCGCTCGATGCCCAGCCGCGAGATGGTGCTGCGCCTGGCCGAGCGCCTGGACGTGCCGCTGCGCGAGCGCAACGCGCTGCTGGTGGCTGCCGGGTATGCGCCCATGTACCGGGAGCGGCCCCTGGACGACCCGGCGCTCGCACCCGCGCGGCGGGCGATCGAGGCCTTGCTGAAAAGCCACGAGCCCCACCCCGCGCTGGCCGTGGACCGCCACTGGAACCTCGTCGCCGCCAACCGCATGCTGCCGCACCTGATGCAAGGCGCCGATGCGTCGCTGGTGCAGGCGCCCGTGAACGTGCTGCGGTTGTCGCTCCACCCGAAGGGGCTCGCGCCCAAGATCGCCAACCTGGGGCAGTGGCGCGCGCACATCTTCGAGCGGCTGCGCCACCAGGTGCAGGCTACCGGCGACGCCACGCTGGCGGCCCTGCTCGACGAGCTGCGCAGCTACCCGGTCCCCGAAGGCTGCGACGAGCACGTCGAGGGCGAGCTGCTCGGGGTGCTGATGCCGTTCCGCTTCCGCGGCGCCAGCGGCATGCTGAGCTTCATCAGCACCACGACGATCTTCGGCACGCCGGTGGACGTGACGCTGCAGGAGCTCGCGCTGGAAACCTTCTTCCCCGCCGACGAGGCCACGGCGCAGGCTCTGCGGCAGCTGCACGCGACGCTCTGA
- a CDS encoding pyridoxamine 5'-phosphate oxidase family protein → MTAHPDPHKRLWEIVKHIRFGMLTHRHANGSLHAHPLTTQNKSLEPDLMLYFFVSKKTELGQRLMADGNVNVAYADTAKDCYVSITGQASISEDMRLKQHLFNAMAKAWFPGGAGDPDLELVQVRILHAEYWDVKESKTTQLFKMAKAAVTGTPPDMGEHRELEAH, encoded by the coding sequence GTGACCGCGCATCCCGACCCGCACAAGAGACTCTGGGAAATCGTCAAGCACATCCGCTTCGGCATGCTCACGCACCGGCACGCCAACGGCAGCCTGCATGCGCATCCCCTCACCACGCAGAACAAGTCGCTGGAGCCGGACCTGATGCTGTACTTCTTCGTGTCGAAGAAGACCGAGCTGGGGCAGCGCCTGATGGCCGACGGCAACGTCAACGTGGCGTACGCCGACACGGCGAAAGACTGTTATGTCTCCATCACCGGGCAGGCGAGCATCAGCGAGGACATGCGCCTGAAGCAGCACCTGTTCAACGCGATGGCCAAGGCGTGGTTCCCGGGCGGCGCCGGCGACCCCGACCTGGAACTGGTGCAGGTGCGCATCCTGCACGCCGAGTACTGGGACGTGAAGGAGAGCAAGACGACGCAGCTGTTCAAGATGGCGAAGGCGGCCGTCACGGGCACGCCGCCCGACATGGGCGAGCACCGGGAACTGGAAGCCCACTGA
- the acnB gene encoding bifunctional aconitate hydratase 2/2-methylisocitrate dehydratase, whose translation MLQAYVEHVAERAALGIPPLPLSAKQTSDLIELLKNPSTAEAEFLVNLITHRVPAGVDDAAKVKASYLAAVAHGTEKCLVISREKATELLGTMLGGYNISPLIDLLDDPEVGGVAADGLKKTLLMFDQFHDVKEKADKGNANAKAVLQSWADAEWFTSRPEVPQSIKVTVFKVSGEINTDDLSPAPDAWSRPDIPLHALAMHKNPRPGITPEEEGKRGPVKLIQDLRAKGNVVAYVGDVVGTGSSRKSATNSVLWFTGEDIPYVPNKRFGGVCLGGKIAPIFYNTMEDAGALPIELDVSKMEMGDVVELRPYEGKALKNGEVIAEFKVKSEVLFDEVRAGGRIPLIVGRGLTAKAREALGLPPSTLFRLPQAPVDTKKGFSLAQKMVGRACGLPEGQGVRPGTYCEPKMTSVGSQDTTGPMTRDELKDLACLGFSADLVMQSFCHTAAYPKPVDVKMHHELPDFISTRGGISLRPGDGVIHSWLNRLLLPDTVGTGGDSHTRFPIGISFPAGSGLVAFAAATGVMPLDMPESVLVRFKGGKMQPGVTLRDLVNAIPLYAIKQGLLTVEKKGKKNIFSGRILEIEGLPDLKVEQAFELSDASAERSAAGCTVKLNKEPIIEYINSNITLMRWMIANGYADARTLARRIAAQEAWLKNPQLLEGDADAEYAAVIEIDLAEIHEPIVACPNDPDDVKTLSEVAGAKIDEVFIGSCMTNIGHFRAASKLLEGKRDIPVKLWVAPPTKMDQQQLTEEGHYGVLGVAGARMEMPGCSLCMGNQAQVREGATVMSTSTRNFPNRLGKNTNVYLGSAELAAICSRLGRIPTKDEYMADMDVLSANGDKIYRYMNFDQIADFKEAADKVAA comes from the coding sequence ATGTTGCAAGCCTATGTCGAACACGTCGCCGAACGCGCGGCCCTGGGCATCCCGCCGCTGCCGCTGTCGGCCAAGCAGACTTCGGACCTGATCGAGCTGCTGAAGAACCCGTCCACCGCCGAGGCCGAGTTCCTGGTCAACCTGATCACGCACCGCGTGCCGGCGGGCGTGGACGACGCGGCCAAGGTCAAGGCGAGCTACCTCGCCGCCGTGGCCCACGGCACCGAGAAGTGCCTGGTGATCTCGCGCGAGAAGGCCACCGAGCTGCTGGGCACCATGCTGGGCGGCTACAACATCAGCCCGCTGATCGACCTGCTGGACGACCCGGAAGTGGGCGGCGTGGCCGCGGACGGCCTGAAGAAGACGCTGCTGATGTTCGACCAGTTCCACGACGTCAAGGAAAAGGCCGACAAGGGCAACGCCAATGCCAAGGCGGTGCTGCAAAGCTGGGCCGACGCCGAGTGGTTCACCTCGCGCCCCGAAGTTCCGCAAAGCATCAAGGTCACGGTGTTCAAGGTATCCGGCGAGATCAACACCGACGACCTCTCGCCCGCGCCCGATGCGTGGAGCCGCCCCGACATCCCGCTGCATGCGCTGGCCATGCACAAGAACCCGCGCCCCGGCATCACGCCCGAGGAAGAAGGCAAGCGCGGCCCGGTCAAGTTGATCCAGGACCTGCGCGCCAAGGGCAATGTCGTCGCCTACGTGGGCGACGTGGTGGGCACGGGTTCCTCGCGCAAGTCGGCGACCAACAGCGTGCTGTGGTTCACCGGCGAGGACATCCCCTACGTGCCGAACAAGCGCTTCGGCGGCGTGTGCCTGGGCGGCAAGATCGCGCCGATCTTCTACAACACGATGGAAGACGCGGGCGCGCTGCCCATCGAGCTCGACGTGAGCAAGATGGAGATGGGCGACGTCGTCGAGCTACGCCCCTACGAAGGCAAGGCGTTGAAGAACGGCGAGGTGATCGCCGAGTTCAAGGTCAAGAGCGAGGTGCTCTTCGACGAAGTGCGCGCCGGCGGCCGCATCCCGCTGATCGTGGGCCGGGGCCTGACGGCCAAGGCGCGCGAGGCGCTGGGCCTGCCGCCCTCCACGCTGTTCCGCCTGCCGCAGGCGCCCGTGGACACGAAGAAGGGCTTCTCGCTGGCGCAGAAGATGGTCGGCCGCGCCTGCGGCCTGCCGGAAGGCCAGGGCGTGCGCCCGGGCACGTATTGCGAGCCGAAGATGACCTCGGTGGGTTCGCAGGACACCACCGGCCCGATGACGCGCGACGAATTGAAGGACCTGGCGTGCCTGGGCTTCTCGGCCGATCTCGTCATGCAGTCGTTCTGCCACACGGCGGCCTACCCGAAGCCGGTGGACGTGAAGATGCACCACGAGCTGCCCGACTTCATCTCCACGCGCGGCGGCATCTCGCTGCGCCCGGGCGACGGCGTGATCCACTCGTGGCTCAACCGCCTGCTGCTGCCTGACACGGTGGGCACGGGCGGCGACTCGCACACGCGCTTCCCGATTGGCATCTCGTTCCCCGCGGGCTCCGGCCTCGTGGCGTTTGCGGCCGCCACCGGCGTGATGCCGCTGGACATGCCCGAGTCGGTGCTGGTGCGCTTCAAGGGCGGCAAGATGCAGCCGGGCGTGACGCTGCGTGACCTCGTAAACGCGATCCCGCTCTACGCCATCAAGCAGGGCCTGCTCACGGTGGAGAAGAAGGGCAAGAAGAACATCTTCTCCGGCCGCATCCTCGAGATCGAGGGCCTGCCCGACTTGAAGGTGGAGCAGGCGTTCGAGCTGTCCGACGCGTCCGCCGAGCGTTCCGCCGCCGGCTGCACGGTGAAGCTGAACAAGGAACCGATCATCGAGTACATCAACAGCAACATCACGCTGATGCGCTGGATGATCGCCAACGGCTACGCCGACGCGCGCACGCTGGCCCGCCGCATCGCGGCGCAGGAAGCCTGGCTGAAGAACCCGCAGCTGCTCGAAGGCGATGCCGATGCCGAGTACGCCGCGGTGATCGAGATCGACCTGGCCGAGATCCACGAGCCCATCGTCGCCTGCCCGAACGATCCCGACGACGTGAAGACGCTGTCGGAAGTCGCCGGCGCCAAGATCGACGAGGTGTTCATCGGCTCCTGCATGACCAACATCGGCCACTTCCGCGCGGCGTCGAAGCTGCTCGAAGGCAAGCGCGACATCCCGGTGAAGCTGTGGGTCGCACCGCCGACGAAGATGGACCAGCAGCAGCTGACCGAGGAAGGCCACTACGGCGTGCTGGGCGTGGCCGGCGCGCGCATGGAGATGCCCGGCTGCTCGCTGTGCATGGGCAACCAGGCGCAGGTGCGCGAGGGCGCGACGGTGATGTCGACATCCACGCGCAACTTCCCGAACCGCCTGGGCAAGAACACGAACGTGTACCTCGGTTCCGCCGAACTCGCGGCCATCTGCTCGCGCCTGGGCCGCATCCCGACCAAGGACGAGTACATGGCCGACATGGACGTGCTCAGCGCCAACGGCGACAAGATCTACAGGTACATGAACTTCGACCAGATCGCCGACTTCAAGGAAGCGGCGGACAAGGTGGCGGCGTAA